A stretch of DNA from Noviherbaspirillum sedimenti:
TCAAACCCGAGGATCGACGCCATCACCACGGAGGCGCAATCGGTCAGCGGCATGAAGCCGATCCGGACTTCCTGCTTTTCCGGACGATCGGAGCCGGCGGTCCAGGCGCCTGCGGCGGGCGATCCACCCAATCCACCCAATGCGTGTTTTGTCATTACTGCTCCTGCTGATAGGCTTTTGCGCGGAAAAACAAAAAGGCATCCTGCCAGCGAGCATGGCTCTGCTGGCAAAGACGCCTTTGTCCTGGCTGCGCAACCGACGTTGGCCGCGCGGCCATCATTTATTCATCGTAATTCCAGTGCAATCCGCGTGCCAGCCCTGATCGCCACAATTTGCACGCATTCGTGGCAATTTCCGCTCGTCGATGCACAACTCCTGTGCAGAGTCTGCTAAAAGACGGCTCAACCGAGCAGATCGGCAACGTCCAGGATGCGTTGGGCAAGGTCGGACAGTTTCAGGTTCTTGTCCATCGCCAGGCGTCGCAACTTTGCATAGGCTTCCGGTTCACTCAGCTTGTGCCGCTCCATCAGCAGCCCCTTGGCGCGCTCGATGGTCTTGCGCTCGGCCAGCTTGAGTTTGGTATCAGACAATTCGGCGCGCAGCTTCTGGTCGGCATTGAAGCGCGCCAGTGCCACATCCAGCACCGGCTTGACACGTTCGGCATGCAGTCCGGCCACCACATAGGCCGACACGCCCGCATCCATGGCTGCCTCCATGCTCGATTTGTCGTCATCCTCGGTAAACAGCACGATCGGCCGGCGGGCATCGCGGGTAGCTACCACCACGTGCTCGAGCACGTCGCGGGCGTCCGACTCGGCGTCGATGATGATCATGTCCGGCTGCAGCTGGGCGACCCGTTCCGGCAGGTGCATGTCGGCCGGGAACACGGCAATGATGTTGTAGCCTGCTTCCAGCAGGCCGATGCGCAAGGCGCGCGCGCGTTCGGCGGCCGCCCAGGCGGCCTCGTTGTGCTCGTCTTCCGGCGGCACCACGCTATTGACCACGACGATGCGCAGCGATCGGAGTTCGTTGGTTGAAGCCTGCATGTTTATCAGATTGCCAATTGTTTACGTGGTCGGGACGCCGACCACGGCAGATTACGCGACAATCTCACGCAAGAATCGCACCAACCCGCACCCACTTCACATCCCCTGCTCCCCATGCCTGTCCTCGGCATAGAATCCTCCTGCGATGAAACCGGCGTCGCCTTGCTGGGCTCGGGCGGCCATACGCAATTGATGCGGGTCGATGACGTCGGCCTCACGCGCGCGTACACGCCTGGTTGATCTCTCGGGCACCGTCGCGGGTTGAACTACGGCGCCACCACCACTTCCACTCCGGCCTCCTCCAGCACGCTTGCCATCGCGGCCGACGGCGGCGCGTCGGTAAACAGCACGTCAACCTGCGACAGGTGGGCCATGCGCACCAGCGCCTGCCGGCCGAACTTGTCGCGGTCCGCCACCAGCCAGACCGCGCGCGACTGTTCGATGATGGCTTGCGCCACCTTCACTTCGCGCGGGTCGAAGTCGCGCAGCGTGCCGTCGGAATCGATGCTCGAGATGCCGATGATGCCGATATCGACCTTGAACTGGCGGATGAAATCCACCGTGACTTCGCCGATGATGCCGCGGTCGCGGTTGCGTACCACGCCGCCGGCAACGATGACTTCGCATTTCGGGTTGTCGGCCAGGATCGCCGCCACGTTCAGGTTGTTGGTCACCACGTGCAAGTCCGGGTGGTGCGCCAGCGCGCGTGCCACTTCCTCGGTGGTGGTGCCGATGTTGATCAACAGCGAACAGGCGGGCGGCACGCGGGCGGCGACGACGGCGGCAATACGTTGCTTGGCGTCGCTGTTCATGACCTGGCGCTGGTTGTAGTCGATGTTTTCGACCGAAGACGGCAGGCCGACGCCGCCGTGATAGCGCGTCAGCAGCTTGGCTTCCTCCATTTGCTTGACGTCGCGCCGAACGGTTTGCGGCGTCACACTCAGTTGGCGCGCCAAGTCTTCCACCGACACCGTGACTTGGGCGCGCACATGTTCCAGCAATCGGCGCTGACGCGGATTGAACGTCATTTCAGCTCCTTTTCCGTTTCTTTTGTTCGTTTAATTGCATTTAATGAAACCCACTGAACTATATCGAACTCAAATGATCATTTTATCGTTGACTTGTGTTCGTATCATATCGTATCTTCTAGTGCAGAGACAAACACAGGCGGCATAGCCGGCTTTTCACACAAGCACAATGCAACAAGCATCCCATCACATTGAGTGCGACCTGCTGGTCGTCGGCGGCGGCATCAACGGCGCCGGCATTGCGCGCGACGCCGCCGGACGCGGCCTGTCGGTATTGCTGTGCGAGAAGGATGACCTGGCCTCGCACACCTCCTCGGCCTCGACCAAGCTGATCCACGGCGGCCTGCGCTATCTCGAACACTATGAATTCCAACTGGTCCGCAAGGCGCTGATCGAACGCGAGGTACTGCTGCGGGCAGCGCCGCACATCATGTGGCCCTTGCGCTTCGTCATGCCGCATGAGTCCAGCCAGCGCCCGGCCTGGATGATACGTGCCGGCCTGCTGATGTACGACCTGCTGGCGCGGCGCGAATTGCTGCCCGGTTCGCGCGGCATCGACCTGCGCCGCCATCCGGCCGGCGCCCCGCTGCGCGCCGGCTTCTCGCGCGGCTTCGAGTATTCCGACGGCTGGGTGGACGACGCCCGGCTGGTAGTGCTGAACGCGATCGACGCCGCCGACAAGGGCGCCAAGATCATGCCCCGCTGCCGCTGCGAAACCGTGGAGCGCCACGCCGACCATTGGACCGCGGCGCTGCGCACCGCCGATGGCCGTGCGCTGACGGTGCGCGCGCGCGCACTGGTCAACGCCGCCGGGCCGTGGGCTGCGCAATTCCTGCAGGCTTCGGTGCGCCAGCAATCGAACAAGGCGCTGCGCCTGATCAAGGGCAGCCACATCGTCGTGCCGCGCCTGTTCGACCATCCTTACGCCTACATTTTTCAGAATTCGGACGGCCGCATCGTATTCGCCATCCCGTATGAGCGCGAGTTTACGTTGCTCGGCACCACCGACCTCGATTATCGCGGCAGTCTCGACCAGGTCGCGATCGAGGAGGGCGAAGTGGATTACATCTGCGGGCTGGCCAACCACTATTTCGAGAAGCGCATCACGCCGGCCGACGTCGTCTGGTCCTATTCCGGCGTGCGTCCGCTATTGGAAGATGAATCGGCAAACGCTTCGGCCGTGACGCGCGACTACCGCCTCGAATTCGATGCCGGCGATAGCCACGGCAAGCGCGCGCCGCTGCTGTCTGTATTCGGCGGCAAGATCACGACCTTCCGCAAGCTGGCCGAGGAAGCCGTTGATCGGATCGCACCGGCCCTGGGCAACCATCGGGGCGCCTGGACCGAGCATGCCTGCCTGCCGGGCGGCGACCTGTATGGCGAGCGGCCGGCGAACCGCTCGGTACTGGAGTTCGATCGCTACGTGCAGGATCTGCAGAAACTGTATTCCTGGCTGCCGGCGCCGCTGGTCGCGCGCTATGCGCGCGCCTACGGGACCCGCATCCATCTGCTGCTGACCGGCCGTACCGCGCCGGACCAGATGGGCGAGGAAATCGCGCCCGGATTGTTCGCGGCCGAGGTCGAATACCTGGTCGCGCACGAATGGGCCGCTACCGGCGCCGACATCCTGTGGCGGCGCTCCAAGCTCGGCCTGCATCTAGAACGGGGCGTCGAGCCCCTGCTGAACGCCTGGATCGCGGCCCGCATGCCCGACCTGCGGCGCGCCGCAGGCGCACCCTGCCCCGCCGGTGCGAATGCCGGCTTGAGCGCCCCGGCCAAGGTTTGAAGCAGCCACGACGCGACAGGATTGAAAAAAACGATGAGGGGCCGACCGGTGCAGGTCGGCCTCGGCAAAACAAACGGAGACGAGCGAATATGCCAAGCGCTGAACAATTGAAGGATTACCGCGAACGTTTCGACCGCGACGGCTATGTCGTGCTCGAACGCCTGATCGACCCTGCCGTCGTCAAGGACCTGATTGCGGCGCTGCTGCGGGTCGAGGCCGAACATGGTTTCGGCTATGCCAAGACTTCCTTCGAAGGCTTCAAGACGGTGCGGATCAACAATCTGCTGGTCTATGACGAACTGTTCTGGCAAGTCGCCTTGCAGCCCGACATCCTGCAATTGAGCGAATCCATCCTCGATCCGGAACTGCTGCTGTCGTCGCTGTGCACCCTGACGCTCGACCCCGGCCAGCAGGAGCAGCCGCTGCATGAAGATACGCAGTTGCTGCCGTTGCCGCGCCCGCGCGCGCCGATCTCGGTCAATGCGATCTGGGCCTTGAGCGACTTCACCGAAACCAATGGCGCCACGCAAATCGTTCCGGGCAGCCACAAGTACGACAGCCCGCCGAAATACGGCAGCGAGGTCAAGACCGTTGCAGCCACCATGCCGGCCGGCAGCGTCATGCTGTTCGACAGCGCGCTCTGGCACAAGGGCGGCGCCAATTCGAGCCAGGAACGGCGTTATGCGCTGTCCTGCTATTACTGCGCCGGCTGGATGCGGCAGCAGGAAAACCTGCAGCTCGGCATTCCGCGCGAAATCGCCGCACGCTTCCCGACCCGCTTGCAGCAGCTCTGCGGCTACAGCATCTACAAGGGGCAGTTCGGCCACATCGACAATCAGGACCCGATCACCCTGCTGGGCAAGGAGCGCGTCAAGCGCACGGTCTGGGAAGAGACCGACCTGCGCATCGCCAACAAGCTCGCTGCCAAGTCCGCGCAATGAAACACCTGCTTCCGGACAGCGGCGGCTTGCCGCGCATTCCCGCCTCGGTCGTGCACATGCTGGCCGAGGCCGCGCGCGAGCGCCCCGAGGCGGCCGCCATCAGCTTTGAAGGCACGCGGCTGAACTACCGGCAGTACGCGGCGGCCGTGGCAGCGCTGGCGGCAAGCTGGCGCCAGCGCGTCGGTCCCGGCCAGCGCGTGGCGCTGGTGATGCAAAACTCGCTCGACCTGGCCATCGCAACCTATGCCGTGCATGCCTTGCGCGCGCAGGTGGTGGCGCTGAATCCCGGCTATAGCGCGAGGGAACTGAGTTTCATGCTGGACGATGCCGCGCCCGGCATGGTGGTGCATGACCAGACGGCGAAAGCCGATATCGCCGCATGCTGCCCGGGCCTGCCCGCCGAGCGCTTCATCGCCACCTCCGGCGGCGCCTCGTTTGCCGCACTCGCGGAGCAGGCGCATGCCCTGCCCGAGGACTTGCCCGGCCATGACGACCTGGCGACGCTGCAATACACTGGCGGCACCACCGGACGCCCCAAGGGCGTCAACATCAGCCACCGCCATCTGGCTTTCAATCTGGCGCAGCGCGAAGCCCTGCTGCCCACGCAATACGGCGCCGAAACCGTCCTGTGCGTGATGCCCCTGTTCCATGTATCGGCCGTGGCGATGTCGCTGCACCTGGCATGCTACGCCGCCTCGGAACTCATCGTTCACCGCCGCTTCGACGCCTCGGCGGTGTTGCAGACCATCGGCAGCCGGCGCGTGACCTCGTTTTCCGGCGCCCCGGCGATTTACCACAGCCTGGCTGCACATCCGGAGCTGCCCGGCGCCGATCTGCGCAGCCTGCGCGCCTGTTATTCGGGAGCGGCGCCGCTGCCGCAGGAAGTCCTGCGGCGATGGGAAGAACTCACCGGCTGCCCGATCCTCGAAGGCTATGGCATGAGCGAGGCCGGCCCTTGCATGACCTACAACCCGGCGCGCGGCGTGCGCAAGCCCGGCTCGGTGGGCTTGCCAGTGCCCGCCAGCAAACTGCAGATCGTCGCCATCGATGATGCCTCGCGCGTGCTGGCGCCGGGCGAAGCCGGCGAGATCCGCGTGCGCGGGCCGCACGTGAGCGCGGGCTACCGCAACCGCCCGGACGAGACCGCCGCCGTCTTGCGTGACGGCTGGATGCATACCGGCGACATCGCCTGCATGGATGAGGACGGCTACGTTTTCATCAAGGGCCGCAAGCACGACACCATCAATGTCGGCGGCTTCAACGTCTATCCGCGCGAGATCGAGGAAGTCCTGCTGTCCCATCCCAGCGTGCGGGAAGCCGCCGCCTTTGGCGTGCCCCACCCCCGCTACGGCCAGGTGGTGCATGCCTGGGTGGTCGCCGATCCGGGTGCCGCGCCGCTCGTCGAAGCCCTGCTCAACCATTGCGCCGCGCAACTGGTACGCTACAAGATTCCGCACGCCATCGGCTTCGCCCCCGGGCTGCCCAAGACTGGCGTCGGCAAGCTGGCGCGCGGCGAACTGCGCGCGGTGCCGGCGACTGCCGAAACGACAACCAAGCAACATGTTCAACCAGAAGCTCAAAAGGAGATGCAATGACTGGTCAAATTGATATCAAGGCGGTGACTCAGCAGCTTGCTGAAGAGGGTTATGCCGTCATCGAAAACGTGCTCTCGAAAGAGCAACTGGAACTGGCCCGCAAGCGTGTCGCGGAACTGATGGAAAAGGAGCTGGCGCAGCCCTTCCATCCCACCGAGGGCACACCGGCCGAGGACGAAGCGGAGATCTCCGCCTATTACAAGAAGTCCTACGACATCAGCGATGCCGAAGCCGAACGCATGGTCGCGCGCGTGCGGTATTACCGCCACCAGAACGCCGACACGCGCTGGCCGGTGCCGTTCAACAAGGTGTCGAAGAATCTCATTCCTCTGCCGACCCTGTTCGACCAGGACAAATCCCAGCGCGTCTGGAACCTGATCAACAAGGCGCCCGACCTTGCTCCGCTGGTCGAGCATCCCGTGGTGCTGTCGATGGTGCGCCACATCCTCGGCCAGGATTGCAACCTGCACGACTTCCAGTCGACCAGCATCGGGCCGCACACAGGCGGCGGCTCGTGGCACGTCGATGCGCCGCTCGGCCAGATTGCCGAACCGCTGCCCGAATTCCCGCTGACGATCCAGAACGTCTGGCTGCTGGATGACTTCACCGAGCATAACGGCGCTACCCGCGTCATGCCGCGCAGCCACAAGCTGCGCAAGTCTCCGCCCTGGGGTAGCGATCCAATGGAAGGTGAGGTCACCCTCACCGCGCCGGCCGGGTCGGTTGCCATCTGGCTGTCCAACACCTGGCATCGCTCCGGCCAGAACACCACCGACAAGCCGCGCCGCGCCATCCTTTGCAATTACAACCTGTCCTGGTTGCGGGGCTTCTGCGACTTCACCTCGACCTTGTCGCCCGAAGTCGCGGCGGGCTTTTCCAACGATGTGCGCTACCTGCTCGGCTACTCCGCCTACGCGCCGAAAACCCGCTGAGAATGAACGTGCAAGCACTCACTGAATCCACCCTGCATGCATTGAGCGCCGACCCGCGTCATCTCGTCGCGGGCTGGTGCGCGCCGCGGTTCGAAGGCGTGCGCGACGCTTTCATTGAAAATTTCATCGGCGGCGGCGAACTGGGCGCCTCGCTGGCGATCGAGATCGACGGCGAACCGGTGGTCGATCTCTGGGGCGGCTATGCCGACACCAGCCAGCGCCCCTGGTTGCGCGACAGCCTGTCGGTGGTGTTTTCCAACACCAAGCCGGCAACCGCCTTGTGCGCCCACCTGCTGGCGCAGGACGGCCTGCTCGACCTCGACCGGCCGGTGCATCACTACTGGCCGGCTTTCGGTGACAGCGCGCGGCGCACGATCACGCCGCGCATGTTTCTCGATCACAGCGCCGGCTTGCCGGCCTTGCGCGAAAAGCTCCCGGATGGCAGCGTGTTCGACTGGGATGCCATGGTCGGCCGGATCGAGCGCGAAGCGC
This window harbors:
- a CDS encoding ANTAR domain-containing response regulator produces the protein MQASTNELRSLRIVVVNSVVPPEDEHNEAAWAAAERARALRIGLLEAGYNIIAVFPADMHLPERVAQLQPDMIIIDAESDARDVLEHVVVATRDARRPIVLFTEDDDKSSMEAAMDAGVSAYVVAGLHAERVKPVLDVALARFNADQKLRAELSDTKLKLAERKTIERAKGLLMERHKLSEPEAYAKLRRLAMDKNLKLSDLAQRILDVADLLG
- a CDS encoding DeoR/GlpR family DNA-binding transcription regulator yields the protein MTFNPRQRRLLEHVRAQVTVSVEDLARQLSVTPQTVRRDVKQMEEAKLLTRYHGGVGLPSSVENIDYNQRQVMNSDAKQRIAAVVAARVPPACSLLINIGTTTEEVARALAHHPDLHVVTNNLNVAAILADNPKCEVIVAGGVVRNRDRGIIGEVTVDFIRQFKVDIGIIGISSIDSDGTLRDFDPREVKVAQAIIEQSRAVWLVADRDKFGRQALVRMAHLSQVDVLFTDAPPSAAMASVLEEAGVEVVVAP
- the glpD gene encoding glycerol-3-phosphate dehydrogenase, encoding MQQASHHIECDLLVVGGGINGAGIARDAAGRGLSVLLCEKDDLASHTSSASTKLIHGGLRYLEHYEFQLVRKALIEREVLLRAAPHIMWPLRFVMPHESSQRPAWMIRAGLLMYDLLARRELLPGSRGIDLRRHPAGAPLRAGFSRGFEYSDGWVDDARLVVLNAIDAADKGAKIMPRCRCETVERHADHWTAALRTADGRALTVRARALVNAAGPWAAQFLQASVRQQSNKALRLIKGSHIVVPRLFDHPYAYIFQNSDGRIVFAIPYEREFTLLGTTDLDYRGSLDQVAIEEGEVDYICGLANHYFEKRITPADVVWSYSGVRPLLEDESANASAVTRDYRLEFDAGDSHGKRAPLLSVFGGKITTFRKLAEEAVDRIAPALGNHRGAWTEHACLPGGDLYGERPANRSVLEFDRYVQDLQKLYSWLPAPLVARYARAYGTRIHLLLTGRTAPDQMGEEIAPGLFAAEVEYLVAHEWAATGADILWRRSKLGLHLERGVEPLLNAWIAARMPDLRRAAGAPCPAGANAGLSAPAKV
- a CDS encoding phytanoyl-CoA dioxygenase family protein encodes the protein MPSAEQLKDYRERFDRDGYVVLERLIDPAVVKDLIAALLRVEAEHGFGYAKTSFEGFKTVRINNLLVYDELFWQVALQPDILQLSESILDPELLLSSLCTLTLDPGQQEQPLHEDTQLLPLPRPRAPISVNAIWALSDFTETNGATQIVPGSHKYDSPPKYGSEVKTVAATMPAGSVMLFDSALWHKGGANSSQERRYALSCYYCAGWMRQQENLQLGIPREIAARFPTRLQQLCGYSIYKGQFGHIDNQDPITLLGKERVKRTVWEETDLRIANKLAAKSAQ
- a CDS encoding AMP-binding protein, with protein sequence MKHLLPDSGGLPRIPASVVHMLAEAARERPEAAAISFEGTRLNYRQYAAAVAALAASWRQRVGPGQRVALVMQNSLDLAIATYAVHALRAQVVALNPGYSARELSFMLDDAAPGMVVHDQTAKADIAACCPGLPAERFIATSGGASFAALAEQAHALPEDLPGHDDLATLQYTGGTTGRPKGVNISHRHLAFNLAQREALLPTQYGAETVLCVMPLFHVSAVAMSLHLACYAASELIVHRRFDASAVLQTIGSRRVTSFSGAPAIYHSLAAHPELPGADLRSLRACYSGAAPLPQEVLRRWEELTGCPILEGYGMSEAGPCMTYNPARGVRKPGSVGLPVPASKLQIVAIDDASRVLAPGEAGEIRVRGPHVSAGYRNRPDETAAVLRDGWMHTGDIACMDEDGYVFIKGRKHDTINVGGFNVYPREIEEVLLSHPSVREAAAFGVPHPRYGQVVHAWVVADPGAAPLVEALLNHCAAQLVRYKIPHAIGFAPGLPKTGVGKLARGELRAVPATAETTTKQHVQPEAQKEMQ
- a CDS encoding phytanoyl-CoA dioxygenase family protein, whose amino-acid sequence is MTGQIDIKAVTQQLAEEGYAVIENVLSKEQLELARKRVAELMEKELAQPFHPTEGTPAEDEAEISAYYKKSYDISDAEAERMVARVRYYRHQNADTRWPVPFNKVSKNLIPLPTLFDQDKSQRVWNLINKAPDLAPLVEHPVVLSMVRHILGQDCNLHDFQSTSIGPHTGGGSWHVDAPLGQIAEPLPEFPLTIQNVWLLDDFTEHNGATRVMPRSHKLRKSPPWGSDPMEGEVTLTAPAGSVAIWLSNTWHRSGQNTTDKPRRAILCNYNLSWLRGFCDFTSTLSPEVAAGFSNDVRYLLGYSAYAPKTR